One Prodigiosinella aquatilis DNA window includes the following coding sequences:
- a CDS encoding maltoporin — protein sequence MITLRKYSLPLAIAAGIFSTQAMAVDFTGYARSGIGWTGSGGEQQCFKTTGADSKYRLGNECETYAELKLGQEVWKEGDKSFYFDTNVAYSVSQQNDWESTSPAFREANVKGKNLIEWLPGSTIWAGKRFYQRHDVHMIDFYYWDISGPGAGLEDVDLGFGKLSLAATRNTESGGSYGYIANQRNEVPTSNDVFDARLAGLNLNPGGVLELGVDYGRANARDGYSLANDATKDGVMLTAEHTQSIYNGYNKFVLQYATDSMTDPTTGAATGHSNGASINNNGHMVRVIDHGAIDFNDTWGLMYVAMYQDVNRDNNNGTTWYTVGVRPMYKWTPVMSTLLEVGYDNVKSQRTSDTNGQYKVTLAQQWQAGDSIWSRPAIRVFATYAKWDEKWGYDTDSGINNGLAMSDTSLQTFSRGKDSEVTFGAQMEIWW from the coding sequence ATGATAACTCTGCGTAAATACTCTCTGCCGCTGGCTATTGCGGCAGGCATTTTTTCTACACAAGCCATGGCAGTGGACTTCACTGGTTACGCACGTTCTGGTATCGGCTGGACCGGCAGCGGTGGTGAGCAACAGTGTTTCAAAACGACAGGGGCTGACAGCAAATACCGTCTGGGTAACGAATGTGAGACTTATGCCGAGTTAAAGCTTGGGCAGGAAGTGTGGAAAGAAGGGGATAAGAGCTTCTATTTTGACACCAACGTGGCGTATTCCGTTTCACAACAGAACGATTGGGAATCAACCAGTCCGGCTTTCCGCGAAGCGAACGTCAAAGGTAAAAACCTGATCGAATGGCTGCCGGGATCGACAATCTGGGCCGGCAAACGTTTCTATCAGCGTCATGACGTCCACATGATCGATTTCTACTACTGGGATATCTCCGGCCCGGGTGCTGGTCTGGAAGATGTGGATCTGGGCTTTGGTAAATTGTCTTTAGCGGCGACGCGTAACACCGAAAGCGGCGGATCTTATGGCTATATCGCTAACCAGCGTAACGAAGTGCCGACGTCAAACGACGTTTTTGATGCGCGCCTGGCCGGTCTGAACCTAAACCCCGGTGGTGTACTTGAACTGGGAGTGGATTACGGGCGTGCCAATGCACGTGACGGCTATTCCCTTGCTAATGATGCGACCAAAGATGGCGTGATGCTGACCGCAGAACACACGCAAAGCATCTATAACGGCTACAACAAGTTTGTACTGCAATACGCCACTGATTCAATGACTGACCCGACGACGGGGGCGGCAACCGGTCACTCCAATGGTGCCAGCATCAATAATAATGGCCATATGGTGCGTGTAATCGACCATGGTGCGATTGACTTCAACGATACCTGGGGCCTGATGTACGTAGCGATGTATCAGGATGTCAACCGTGACAACAACAACGGCACCACCTGGTATACCGTGGGTGTCCGTCCGATGTACAAATGGACGCCAGTCATGAGCACCTTGCTGGAAGTCGGTTACGACAATGTGAAATCTCAGCGCACCAGCGATACCAACGGACAATATAAAGTCACGCTGGCGCAACAGTGGCAGGCAGGCGATAGCATCTGGTCTCGCCCGGCCATCCGCGTCTTCGCCACGTACGCAAAATGGGATGAAAAATGGGGTTATGACACCGACAGCGGTATAAATAACGGCCTGGCCATGAGCGACACCAGTTTACAGACTTTCAGCCGTGGTAAAGACAGTGAAGTCACCTTCGGAGCCCAGATGGAAATCTGGTGGTAA
- a CDS encoding sugar ABC transporter, translating into MFYTVECTYTDPDSETGWNEFYSSEKLPALVSVTGFSTSQRFRAITDGCPVYLAIHTVRDLSVLDSEEYRQKGGGNFSRWQRHISDWHRNLYAGVNAAPAVAENEIMVLSLSPVDFLECEIGVMPLELRAVGLEKSPAQRWLYVLSQKDSGLISGSSAGIYRYEPMTKQLKNGSVSPIE; encoded by the coding sequence ATGTTTTATACGGTGGAATGCACTTATACCGACCCGGACAGTGAAACCGGATGGAATGAATTTTATAGTTCAGAGAAGTTACCGGCGCTTGTCTCAGTAACCGGATTCAGTACATCTCAACGGTTTAGGGCTATTACCGACGGATGTCCTGTGTATCTGGCTATCCATACTGTTCGGGATCTTAGTGTGCTTGACAGTGAGGAATACAGACAAAAAGGTGGCGGAAATTTTTCCCGCTGGCAGCGGCATATTTCAGACTGGCACCGGAATCTCTATGCTGGAGTGAATGCTGCGCCAGCTGTTGCGGAAAATGAGATTATGGTACTTAGCCTATCCCCTGTTGACTTTCTTGAATGTGAAATAGGGGTGATGCCGCTTGAATTACGGGCAGTGGGGCTCGAAAAATCACCGGCACAACGTTGGCTCTACGTGTTGTCACAGAAAGATTCAGGACTTATTTCTGGTTCTTCCGCAGGTATTTACCGTTACGAACCGATGACGAAGCAACTGAAAAACGGTTCTGTTTCTCCTATAGAGTAG
- the malK gene encoding maltose/maltodextrin ABC transporter ATP-binding protein MalK, whose translation MAGVSLRHLYKAFGEIVISKDVNIEIEEGEFVVFVGPSGCGKSTLLRMIAGLEDITSGELLIGDKRMNEVPPAERGIGMVFQSYALYPHMSVAENMSFGLKLAGSKKVEIAQRVNQVAEILQLAHLLDRRPKALSGGQRQRVAIGRTLVAEPNVFLLDEPLSNLDAALRVQMRIEISRLHKRLKRTMIYVTHDQVEAMTLADKIVVLDAGRVAQIGKPLTLYHYPANRFVAGFIGSPKMNFLPVKVTGAEPERVQIELPDRQRVWLPVEGHEVTVGSNLSLGIRPEHLLPSDLAEVALSGLVQVVEQLGNETQIHIQIPAIRQNLVYRQNDVVLVEEGATFAIGLPPHRCHLFREDGTACRRLHPEPGV comes from the coding sequence ATGGCAGGCGTATCACTTCGTCATCTCTATAAGGCCTTTGGCGAAATAGTTATTTCAAAAGACGTAAACATTGAGATTGAAGAGGGCGAGTTCGTGGTGTTTGTCGGGCCATCCGGTTGCGGGAAATCCACCCTGTTACGCATGATTGCTGGTCTTGAAGACATTACCTCCGGCGAGTTGCTGATTGGCGACAAGCGCATGAATGAAGTTCCTCCGGCTGAACGCGGCATCGGCATGGTGTTTCAGTCATATGCCCTTTATCCCCATATGTCGGTGGCGGAAAACATGTCTTTCGGCCTAAAGCTGGCCGGTAGCAAAAAAGTGGAGATCGCCCAGCGGGTGAATCAGGTGGCCGAGATCCTGCAACTGGCTCATCTGCTGGACCGCCGCCCCAAAGCGCTCTCCGGTGGACAGCGTCAGCGTGTGGCGATTGGTCGCACGCTGGTGGCTGAACCCAACGTATTTTTGCTTGATGAACCGCTGTCCAACCTCGATGCTGCTCTGCGCGTACAGATGCGTATTGAGATCTCTCGTCTGCATAAACGTCTGAAACGCACAATGATTTACGTCACCCACGATCAGGTCGAAGCCATGACGCTAGCCGATAAGATCGTGGTGCTTGATGCCGGTCGCGTGGCGCAAATCGGTAAGCCCCTCACGCTTTACCACTATCCAGCCAACCGCTTTGTTGCCGGATTTATTGGCTCACCAAAAATGAATTTCCTGCCGGTGAAAGTCACCGGTGCTGAACCTGAGCGTGTGCAAATCGAATTACCAGATCGTCAGCGTGTCTGGCTACCGGTAGAAGGCCACGAGGTCACGGTTGGTTCCAATCTGTCGCTGGGGATCCGTCCCGAACACTTATTACCGAGCGATCTCGCCGAAGTGGCGCTGTCCGGTTTGGTGCAGGTGGTCGAACAGCTCGGCAACGAAACTCAGATTCATATCCAGATCCCGGCTATCCGTCAAAACCTGGTGTACCGCCAGAACGACGTGGTGCTGGTAGAAGAAGGTGCAACATTCGCTATTGGCTTGCCGCCACATCGCTGTCACTTGTTCCGCGAGGACGGGACTGCGTGCCGACGGCTACACCCGGAGCCTGGCGTTTAA
- a CDS encoding LysR substrate-binding domain-containing protein, whose amino-acid sequence MRRKIPSTSALMAFEAAARHGSFARAAGELALTEGAISRQIARLEDFLACKLFDRAGNRVSLSSNGARYALQVREILERLDRDSQYLRGLPSSSASLEIAVIPTFASRWLIPRLGRFQDKHPGITLHLAERTEPFVLPGSGFDAAVHFEHPAWAGMSIFRLFQEVLVPVCHPALLTGKDINVLLNTLPRIHRRQNPDAWENYAHETGIVLETPSAGVRYDLHTMSIASALAGLGVALVPRIYIEAEIHEGKLVAPWPEAKTVTKNFCLVLPGTAAQNEGALTAFREWLLEEARN is encoded by the coding sequence ATGCGTCGTAAAATACCCAGTACGTCAGCTCTCATGGCCTTCGAAGCGGCAGCAAGGCACGGCAGCTTTGCACGCGCAGCCGGGGAACTGGCCCTGACCGAAGGCGCTATCAGCCGGCAGATTGCACGGCTCGAAGACTTCCTGGCATGTAAACTGTTTGACCGGGCGGGGAACAGAGTTAGTCTGAGTTCCAACGGCGCCAGGTATGCCCTACAGGTGCGTGAAATTCTTGAACGTCTGGACAGGGATAGCCAGTATCTGAGAGGCTTACCTTCAAGCAGCGCAAGCCTTGAAATTGCTGTCATTCCGACATTTGCTAGCCGGTGGCTTATTCCCCGCCTGGGCCGCTTCCAGGATAAGCACCCTGGAATTACTCTCCATCTTGCTGAACGAACCGAACCGTTTGTGCTTCCCGGAAGTGGTTTTGATGCCGCGGTTCATTTTGAACACCCCGCCTGGGCAGGCATGAGTATATTCCGCCTATTTCAGGAGGTACTGGTGCCAGTCTGCCATCCGGCACTCCTGACGGGGAAAGATATCAACGTTTTACTGAACACACTGCCACGCATACACCGACGCCAGAACCCGGACGCATGGGAAAATTACGCACATGAGACAGGCATTGTGCTGGAAACCCCTTCAGCCGGCGTCCGCTACGATCTGCACACCATGTCAATTGCATCAGCTCTGGCTGGACTGGGCGTCGCACTTGTTCCTCGGATCTACATCGAAGCGGAAATTCATGAGGGAAAGCTGGTTGCTCCGTGGCCGGAAGCAAAAACAGTAACAAAAAACTTCTGTCTCGTTCTTCCAGGAACCGCAGCTCAGAATGAAGGAGCGCTAACCGCTTTCCGGGAATGGCTATTGGAAGAGGCGAGAAACTGA
- a CDS encoding MBL fold metallo-hydrolase: MSNFPLVTKSIGNFSVMATSDGDMTIDLNMLSGIESDKAEHIQRSASIAVPGNIHINCYLVRGMGRTILIDSGTGGLNQKGGRLVNNLLAAGVNPQDIDTVLLTHGHPDHIGGLIDSDGNSVFTGAKLCIHPREAAYWLDDDNLCGASERAKGNFSLARRVLDVYRQNLHLLDEDDVVPGLRAILLPGHTPGHTGYRIDSGGERLLIWGDIVHFPYIQVLHPDVSIAFDYDPGQAVKTRKMILESAAREKLLVAGMHFGEAAFAHVGAFQGGYCIEYVPATSI, encoded by the coding sequence ATGAGCAATTTCCCCTTGGTGACAAAAAGTATTGGTAATTTTTCCGTTATGGCAACCAGTGATGGTGACATGACCATAGACCTGAATATGTTATCCGGCATAGAGTCTGATAAAGCTGAACATATACAGCGATCTGCCAGTATTGCAGTTCCTGGTAATATTCATATTAATTGTTATCTCGTTCGTGGTATGGGGAGAACTATCCTTATAGATTCCGGCACCGGAGGCCTGAACCAGAAGGGCGGTAGACTGGTAAATAATCTGCTTGCCGCAGGCGTTAACCCACAGGATATTGATACTGTCCTTCTGACTCATGGGCATCCTGATCATATTGGCGGCCTGATCGATTCTGATGGCAATAGCGTGTTTACCGGCGCGAAACTCTGCATTCATCCGCGTGAAGCTGCATACTGGCTGGATGATGATAATTTATGTGGGGCTAGCGAAAGGGCAAAGGGTAATTTTTCGCTGGCCCGGCGTGTCCTTGACGTATACCGTCAGAATCTGCACCTCTTGGATGAGGATGACGTGGTTCCCGGCCTCCGGGCCATTCTGTTACCGGGACATACTCCAGGGCATACAGGATACCGCATTGATTCGGGCGGAGAGCGCCTACTGATCTGGGGCGATATCGTTCATTTTCCGTATATTCAGGTTTTACATCCGGATGTCTCCATCGCCTTTGATTACGACCCCGGGCAGGCGGTAAAAACACGTAAAATGATTCTGGAATCAGCCGCCAGAGAGAAACTCCTGGTTGCCGGGATGCACTTTGGAGAAGCCGCATTTGCTCATGTCGGCGCTTTTCAGGGTGGATACTGTATTGAATATGTACCGGCAACGTCCATATAG
- a CDS encoding MarR family transcriptional regulator, protein MTKVLGNIPFHLMRQLFQEHTSLWQKLLPELTKQQYVVLCVVAEQPGIEQMDLIDAALSTKATLAEMLKRMEKKGLLVRHQRDDDKRRRFIFLTNEGLRVLQRARPVANDIDAAFLSRISANQRDDLVCLLQAMLDT, encoded by the coding sequence ATGACAAAAGTTCTCGGAAATATCCCATTTCACCTGATGCGACAGCTTTTCCAGGAACATACTTCGCTATGGCAAAAATTACTGCCTGAACTCACTAAGCAACAATATGTCGTGCTCTGCGTCGTCGCCGAGCAGCCGGGAATTGAACAGATGGATTTGATTGATGCGGCGCTCAGCACCAAGGCCACGCTGGCTGAAATGCTAAAGAGGATGGAAAAAAAAGGTCTGTTAGTAAGACATCAACGTGACGATGACAAGCGCCGACGCTTTATCTTTCTGACCAACGAAGGGCTACGGGTATTGCAACGCGCCCGTCCGGTGGCCAACGATATTGACGCTGCGTTTCTGTCACGAATTTCTGCCAATCAACGCGATGACCTGGTATGTCTGCTACAGGCCATGTTGGATACTTAA
- the malM gene encoding maltose operon protein MalM gives MKKNLLSLCLSLSLLATVPAGVNAAQNDASIAPMISAQTLHHLPWTPLVPPVTQDVTLSTTGVQINQGDIQGAVGAFALPADRGSLEITLTSIANGKTVYAPNVLVLDEQMRPAAYYPSSYFPYEKPGIVSSDRLEGTLKLTPALGQKQIYLLVYTTKKDLAETTQMTNPAKAYAAGVGNAVPDIPDPVARHTSSGILSIKVRAEQKSGNIMIGQALNVNSATDASAVAPVVVGQQPAPSAMPAKPSQPLLSDSENYYNNAIKKAVKAGDVDKALKLLDEAERLGSKTARKTFIESVKH, from the coding sequence ATGAAAAAAAATCTGCTGTCACTGTGTCTGTCGCTGAGCCTGTTGGCTACTGTACCTGCGGGAGTGAATGCGGCGCAAAATGATGCGTCAATTGCGCCAATGATCTCTGCTCAGACTTTACATCATTTACCCTGGACGCCGCTGGTTCCGCCAGTAACACAGGATGTCACGCTGAGTACCACCGGTGTACAAATTAATCAGGGGGATATTCAGGGGGCAGTAGGTGCGTTTGCATTGCCTGCGGACCGTGGGTCGCTGGAAATAACCCTGACCAGCATCGCGAACGGTAAAACCGTCTACGCACCTAATGTGTTGGTTCTGGACGAACAGATGCGCCCGGCGGCCTATTACCCGTCAAGCTACTTCCCGTATGAAAAACCAGGCATTGTCTCCAGCGATCGCCTGGAAGGTACCTTGAAACTGACGCCAGCGCTGGGTCAAAAACAAATTTACCTGCTGGTGTACACCACTAAAAAAGATCTGGCTGAAACCACCCAGATGACTAACCCGGCGAAAGCTTATGCTGCCGGTGTCGGTAACGCCGTGCCGGATATTCCGGATCCGGTGGCCCGTCATACGTCGTCCGGCATCCTGAGCATTAAAGTCCGTGCCGAGCAGAAATCTGGAAACATCATGATCGGCCAGGCTCTGAACGTTAACAGCGCCACAGATGCGTCGGCCGTTGCACCCGTCGTCGTTGGCCAGCAACCGGCACCTTCTGCGATGCCAGCCAAACCGTCTCAACCGCTGCTGTCGGATTCTGAAAACTACTACAACAACGCAATTAAGAAAGCCGTGAAAGCCGGGGACGTTGATAAGGCGCTGAAATTACTTGATGAAGCTGAACGTCTGGGGTCGAAAACTGCCCGCAAGACGTTTATTGAAAGCGTTAAGCACTAA